GTTCCACGGGAGGGGGGTAGCCCAGGTGGCGGTAGGCCCGTTCCGTGGCCACCCGGCCCCGGGGCGTGCGCTTCAGGAGGCCCTGTTGGATGAGGTAGGGCTCGTGGACCTCTTCCAGGGTCCCTGGGTCTTCGGAGATGGCGGTGGCCAGGGTCTGCAGGCCCACCGGGCCGCCTCCGAAGCGCAGGATCAGGGTTTCCAGGATTTCCCGGTCCCGCTTTTCCAGGCCAAGTTCATCCAGGCCCAAGGCGTTTAGGGCCTCGAGGGCCCTCTCTTGGGTGATGGTTTCCTCCCCCGCCACCTGGGCGAAGTCCCGCACCCGCCGGAAAAGCCTCTTGGCTACCCGCATGGTGCCCCGGCTTCTCTTGGCGATCTCCAGGGCGGCCTCCTGGGTGATGGCCACTCCCAAAAGCCGGGCATCCCGCCTGACCCCCTCGGCAAGCTCCTCCAAGGAGTAGTACTCCAGGTGCTCCACGATGCCGAAGCGGCTCCTTAAGGGGGCGGTGATGAGGCCAGGCCGGGTGGTGGCCCCGATCAGGGTGAAGCGGGGAAGCTCCAGGCGGATGGTGCGGGCCGCGGGCCCCTGGCCGATGACGATGTCCATCTTGAAGTCCTCCATGGCCGGGTAGAGGTGCTCCTCCGCCTGGCGGCTTAGCCGGTGGATCTCGTCGATGAAGAGGATGTCCGCCTCCTCCAGGGAGTTGGCCAGGATGGCGGCCAGGTCCCCGGGCTTCTCGATGGCGGGCCCAGAGGTGACCCGCAGGTTCACCCCAAGCTCGTGGGCGATCACGTGGGCCAGGGTGGTCTTGCCCAGGCCCGGGGGGCCGAAGAGGAGGAGGTGCTCCAAGGGTTCCCCCCGGGCCTTGGCCGCCTCAAGGTACACCCTCAGCTTCTTCTTGAGCCTCTCCTGGCCGATGTACTCGTCCAGGGTCCTGGGCCTTAGGGCGAGGTCTGGGTGCCCTTCCACGCCCTTTCATGATAGCCTTTTCCCGTGCGCCGGACGGTTAAGGAGTTCCGTCACGCCAAAGGCCAAAGGCTCGTCTACCTCACCGCCTACGACTACCCCACGGCCCGCTTAGCTGAGCGGGCCGGGGTGGACGCCATCCTGGTGGGGGATTCCCTGGGCATGGTGGTGCTGGGGTATTCCTCCACGGTCCCCGTGAGCCTGGAGGAGATGCTCCACCACACCAAGGCAGCCCGGCGGGGGGCCCCGGATACCTTTTTGGTGGCGGACCTGCCCTACCTTTCCTACGCCACCTTGGACCGGGCCCTTTCCGCCGCGGAGAGGCTCCTTAAGGAGGGCGGGGCGGATGCGGTGAAGCTGGAGGGTGGGGAGGAGGTGGCGGAGGTGGTTTCGGGGCTCAGCCGGGCGGGGGTGCCGGTCCTGGGCCACGTGGGCCTCACCCCCCAGACGGCCAGCCAGCTGGGGGGCTACCGGCTTCAGGGGAGGCGCCCCGAGGAGGCTGAGCGCATCCTAAAGGGGGCCTTGGCCCTGGAGGAGGCGGGGGCCTATGGGGTGGTGCTGGAGATGGTGCCCACGGGCCTGGCCAAGGAGGTCACGGAAAGGCTATCCGTCCACACCGTGGGCATCGGGGCTGGCCCTCACACGGACGCCCAGGTCCTGGTTTTCCACGATGTGGTGGGGCTTTACGGGGAGTTCAAGCCCCGGTTTGTGAAGCGGTATCTGGAAGGGGAAAGGCTTTTCCTCGAGGCCCTGTCCCAGTACGTGCGGGAGGTGCGGGAAGGGGTGTTCCCCGGGGAAGAGCACGGTTTCTAAGGGCCCAGACGGGCTCGAGGAGGCGGCCTGCCTTCCCAAGGCTAAGGGCAGGGTTTGGTAGGAAGGGGTCCCGCCCGTGGGGGTGTACGCCTAGGCTTTTGGCCTTGACGGATTTGTTGAAAATGGATTACCGTTATTGTGTGTTGGCCCTCGAGGTCCAAGACCTGTCTGTGCGCTTTGGGGAGTTCCGGGCCCTGGAGGGTGTCAGCCTGAAGGTGCCAGAGGGGGCCTTCGTGGCCATCGTGGGCCCCAACGGGGCGGGGAAGAGCACCCTTTTGAAGGCCATCCTGGGCCTTGTTCCCTTCACGGGCGAGGTCAGGGTCTTGGGGCGTTCCCTGGCGGAAAGCGATCCCCTGTGGTTTGGCTACGTGCCCCAGATCAAGACCTTTGACCGCTCCTTCCCGGCCCTTTCCCTGGAGCTGGTGGCCACGGGGCTTAGGCGGCGCTGGCCCTTCCGCCTCACCTCCTGGGAAAGGGAAGAGGCCCTTTCCGCTCTAAAGCGGGTGGGGGCGGAGGAGCTAGCCTTTCGCCCCTTGGGCCGGCTTTCCGGGGGGCAGCTTCAACGGGTCTACCTGGCCCGGGCCCTCATCCGCAGGCCGAAGATCCTTCTTTTGGATGAGCCCGCCACCGGGGTGGACCGGGTGGGGGAGGTGGACCTGTACCGGTACCTGGAGGCCTACCAGGGGGAGTCGGGGGCCACGGTCCTCATGATCACCCACGACTGGGAGGCTGCCCACCACGCCAGCCACGTCCTGGTGATGAACCGCAGGGTGGTGGGCTTTGGTCCGCCGGAGCGGGCTTTAAGCGAGGAGTGCCTGCGCCAGGCCTTTGGCCACCTGGGCCACGCCCATGGGCTTTACGTGGGGGGTGGGCGTGCTTGAAGCCTTGGGCTACCCCTTTTTTCAGCGGGCCCTCTTGGCGGGGCTTTTGGTAAGCCTTCTTTCCGGCCTCCTTTCCCCCTTCGTGGTGCAACGTAGGCTTTCCTTCCTGGGGGATGGCCTCGCCCACGCCGCCTTCGCTGGGGTGGCCTTGGGGCTTTTCCTGAGGGGAGAGCCCCTTTGGTTGGCCCTGCCCTTTACCTTTCTGGTGGCCATGGCTATCACCTTTGTCCGGGAGAAAACCGAGCTTTCCGAGGACACGGCCATCGGCGTCTTCTTCGCCCTTTCCGTGGCCCTGGGGGCCGTCTTCCTCTCCAAGGCCCGGGGGTACGTGGGGGACGCCATGGGTTACCTTTTCGGCTCCCTCCTGGCGGTGGGGCCTGCGGACCTTTGGGCCATGGCCCTCCTCCTCCTCCTCGCCCTCTTCCTCCTGCCCCTTTGGGGACCCTTGGCCTACGCCACCTTCGACCGGGAGCTGGCCCTTTCCGACCGGGTGCCGGTGGTCTTCCACGACTACCTCCTCTCCGGCTTCCTCGCCGTGAGCCTGGTGTTGGCGGTGAAGGTGGTGGGGATTATCCTGGTGGCGGCCTTTCTGGTGATCCCCGGGGCGGCGGCCAGGCTCCTAAGCTCCACCTTTGCCGGCCTCACCCTTCTTTCCCTCCTTTTGGCCTCCTTCTCCATGGTGCTTGGCCTTTTCCTCTCGTTCCTCCTGGACTGGCCCAGCGGCGCCAGCATTGTCCTCCTCCAGGCGGGGCTCTTCGGCCTGGCCTTCGTGAAAACCGTGTTTTCCGTGAGGAAATAGGGCCTTTGCGCTATACTGGGGGCATGTGGGTGTCCACGAAGGCCCAGTACGGCCTCAGGGCCCTGGTGGAGATCGGCCTCAAGGCCCCGGAGGCGGTGCCCCTTAAGGAGGTGGCGGAGGCCCAGGGCATCAGCCAGCACTACCTGGAGCAGATCGCGGCCCAGCTTCGGCGTTCGGGGTTCATCCGCTCCGTGCGGGGGGCCAGGGGAGGGTACCGCCTGGCCCGTCCCCCCGAGAGGGTGACGGCCCTCGAGGTGGTGGAGGCCCTGGAAGGCAGCCTAGCCCCCGTTTCCTGCATCG
This region of Thermus neutrinimicus genomic DNA includes:
- the ruvB gene encoding Holliday junction branch migration DNA helicase RuvB; the protein is MEGHPDLALRPRTLDEYIGQERLKKKLRVYLEAAKARGEPLEHLLLFGPPGLGKTTLAHVIAHELGVNLRVTSGPAIEKPGDLAAILANSLEEADILFIDEIHRLSRQAEEHLYPAMEDFKMDIVIGQGPAARTIRLELPRFTLIGATTRPGLITAPLRSRFGIVEHLEYYSLEELAEGVRRDARLLGVAITQEAALEIAKRSRGTMRVAKRLFRRVRDFAQVAGEETITQERALEALNALGLDELGLEKRDREILETLILRFGGGPVGLQTLATAISEDPGTLEEVHEPYLIQQGLLKRTPRGRVATERAYRHLGYPPPVEPLL
- the panB gene encoding 3-methyl-2-oxobutanoate hydroxymethyltransferase — encoded protein: MRRTVKEFRHAKGQRLVYLTAYDYPTARLAERAGVDAILVGDSLGMVVLGYSSTVPVSLEEMLHHTKAARRGAPDTFLVADLPYLSYATLDRALSAAERLLKEGGADAVKLEGGEEVAEVVSGLSRAGVPVLGHVGLTPQTASQLGGYRLQGRRPEEAERILKGALALEEAGAYGVVLEMVPTGLAKEVTERLSVHTVGIGAGPHTDAQVLVFHDVVGLYGEFKPRFVKRYLEGERLFLEALSQYVREVREGVFPGEEHGF
- a CDS encoding metal ABC transporter ATP-binding protein; protein product: MLALEVQDLSVRFGEFRALEGVSLKVPEGAFVAIVGPNGAGKSTLLKAILGLVPFTGEVRVLGRSLAESDPLWFGYVPQIKTFDRSFPALSLELVATGLRRRWPFRLTSWEREEALSALKRVGAEELAFRPLGRLSGGQLQRVYLARALIRRPKILLLDEPATGVDRVGEVDLYRYLEAYQGESGATVLMITHDWEAAHHASHVLVMNRRVVGFGPPERALSEECLRQAFGHLGHAHGLYVGGGRA
- a CDS encoding metal ABC transporter permease; translation: MLEALGYPFFQRALLAGLLVSLLSGLLSPFVVQRRLSFLGDGLAHAAFAGVALGLFLRGEPLWLALPFTFLVAMAITFVREKTELSEDTAIGVFFALSVALGAVFLSKARGYVGDAMGYLFGSLLAVGPADLWAMALLLLLALFLLPLWGPLAYATFDRELALSDRVPVVFHDYLLSGFLAVSLVLAVKVVGIILVAAFLVIPGAAARLLSSTFAGLTLLSLLLASFSMVLGLFLSFLLDWPSGASIVLLQAGLFGLAFVKTVFSVRK
- a CDS encoding RrF2 family transcriptional regulator, yielding MWVSTKAQYGLRALVEIGLKAPEAVPLKEVAEAQGISQHYLEQIAAQLRRSGFIRSVRGARGGYRLARPPERVTALEVVEALEGSLAPVSCIEDPESCAKVGQCSTELLWKRVDLAMRQVLGGTTLKDLIEERKLIEAKRLIPLQPAG